In Cyprinus carpio isolate SPL01 chromosome B7, ASM1834038v1, whole genome shotgun sequence, a genomic segment contains:
- the LOC122137947 gene encoding N-acetylaspartate synthetase-like isoform X2, producing MLFSQVSFIFFHFSIVMCYVMTKSFTLTFCTPFILMGARYYYSRKIIFNYLDCALHTDMADIEAYYMKPTGSCFWVAVLQGQVVGIVAAQGREDDNTVELRRMSVDSHFRGKGIAKALGRRVLEFAMLNNYSAVVLGTTAVKMAAHKLYESLGFRRVGDTEDYTLPGMTRSPLERLFFQIRYSRYRLQLHEE from the exons GTGtcgtttatttttttccatttctccaTAGTAATGTGCTATGTTATGACCAAATCCTTCACACTGACCTTCTGCACACCGTTTATTCTAATGGGTGCACGTTATTACTACAGCAGAAAAATCATTTTCAACTACCTGGACTGTGCTCTGCACACTGATATGGCTGACATTGAGGCATATTACATGAAACCCACAG GCTCTTGTTTCTGGGTGGCAGTTCTGCAAGGCCAGGTTGTGGGCATCGTGGCAGCGCAAGGCCGAGAAGACGACAACACCGTGGAACTCCGTCGCATGTCAGTGGATTCTCACTTCCGTGGAAAAGGCATCGCCAAGGCTCTGGGTCGACGTGTTCTAGAATTTGCCATGTTAAACAACTACTCGGCCGTGGTTCTGGGAACAACTGCAGTCAAGATGGCCGCGCACAAGCTGTACGAGTCTTTGGGTTTCCGGCGAGTGGGAGACACTGAGGACTACACGCTGCCTGGGATGACCCGTTCGCCGCTGGAGAGGCTCTTCTTCCAGATTCGCTACAGCCGGTACCGATTGCAGCTTCATGaagagtga